A genomic segment from Nocardiopsis sp. Huas11 encodes:
- a CDS encoding LacI family DNA-binding transcriptional regulator, which yields MSPSPRATRRTVGITEVARRAGVSPGTVSNVLNRPERVAATTRRKVEAAIAELDYVRNSSGSSLRSGRSGSVGLLVLDVTNPFFTEVARGVEQEAAEAGLAVVLLNSAEQQDRQRRNLRLLAEQRAAGAVVMPVDDDLSDLIWLARQGTAWVALDRGDVSEEVGCSVSVDNHAGGLAAGRHLIGLGHERITFLTGPFAIEQVRRRHEGLREACVESHLDPDEAVRVIEQPQLNAEHGERAVDAVLAGGPRRRPQAVFCANDQLALGLMKGLGRRGIHVPEDISVIGYDNVDFADLVHPGLTSVAQPKFDLGRAAMRLLVSELNDPDHRHERTWFTPELVVRGSTAARRT from the coding sequence TTGAGCCCCAGCCCGCGCGCCACCCGTCGTACGGTGGGCATCACCGAGGTCGCCCGCCGTGCCGGGGTCTCCCCCGGCACGGTGTCCAACGTCCTCAACCGGCCCGAGCGCGTCGCCGCGACGACCCGGCGCAAGGTCGAGGCGGCCATCGCCGAGCTCGACTACGTGCGCAACTCCTCGGGCAGCAGTCTGCGCTCGGGCCGCAGCGGCTCCGTGGGCCTGCTGGTCCTGGACGTCACCAACCCCTTCTTCACCGAGGTCGCCCGCGGCGTCGAGCAGGAGGCGGCCGAGGCCGGACTGGCCGTGGTCCTGCTCAACTCCGCGGAGCAGCAGGACCGCCAGCGCCGCAACCTGCGCCTGCTCGCCGAACAGCGCGCGGCGGGCGCCGTCGTCATGCCCGTCGACGACGACCTGTCCGACCTGATCTGGCTGGCCAGGCAGGGCACCGCCTGGGTGGCCCTGGACCGGGGCGACGTGTCGGAGGAGGTCGGCTGCAGCGTCAGCGTGGACAACCACGCGGGCGGGCTCGCCGCCGGACGCCACCTCATCGGGTTGGGACACGAGCGGATCACCTTCCTGACCGGCCCGTTCGCGATCGAGCAGGTACGGCGCCGCCACGAAGGGCTGCGGGAGGCGTGCGTGGAGTCGCACCTGGACCCCGACGAGGCCGTCCGCGTGATCGAGCAGCCCCAGCTCAACGCCGAGCACGGGGAGCGCGCCGTCGACGCGGTCCTGGCCGGCGGCCCCCGGCGGCGCCCCCAGGCCGTCTTCTGCGCCAACGACCAGCTGGCACTGGGCCTGATGAAGGGCCTGGGCCGGCGCGGGATCCACGTGCCCGAGGACATCTCCGTCATCGGCTACGACAACGTCGACTTCGCCGACCTCGTCCACCCCGGACTGACCTCGGTCGCCCAGCCCAAGTTCGACCTGGGCCGTGCGGCGATGCGCCTGCTCGTCTCGGAGCTCAACGACCCCGACCACCGGCACGAACGCACGTGGTTCACGCCCGAGCTCGTGGTCCGGGGGTCCACGGCCGCGCGCCGTACCTGA
- a CDS encoding L-fucose/L-arabinose isomerase family protein — protein MTAASDTDSTPLAHRTGPTVGLVAGGLGTYWPQFPDLLPQLRRSAERVAERMRGFDARVVDVGFVSDAEEGATAADRLRSADCDLIVCFLTTYMTSSMVAPIARRSQAPVLFVNLQPTASMDHESFDTGQWLAYCGACPLPEMANLFERLGVEFRSVSGYLEDERAWERIGRWIRAAGVRATMERARHGLMGHVYPGMMDVATDPTLITRNLGGHVEVLEFDDLRERVPDAGEAAVAAKLDEAREVFEVTDSVVAEDFRWGAQVAVGLDRLVADFALDSLSYYHRGLSGELHERLGAGMILGASLLTARGVPAVGEFELRTCMAMLMMDRLGGGGSFTELQALDFTRGHVEMGHDGPAHLAISARRPLLRGLGVFHGKRGYGVSVEFDVKPGPVTLFGVIQRRDGSFALLTAQGRTGEGPLLRIGNTTSRVDFDCDPGEWVDAWSATGIAHHWALGTGHRAADVRAVADLMGLEYVHLTV, from the coding sequence ATGACCGCCGCATCCGACACCGACAGCACGCCCCTCGCCCACCGCACCGGACCCACCGTGGGCCTGGTGGCGGGCGGCCTGGGCACGTACTGGCCGCAGTTCCCGGACCTGCTCCCCCAGTTGCGGCGCTCCGCCGAGCGCGTGGCCGAGCGGATGCGCGGTTTCGACGCCCGTGTCGTGGACGTCGGGTTCGTCAGCGACGCCGAGGAGGGGGCGACCGCCGCCGACCGGCTGCGCTCCGCCGACTGCGACCTCATCGTGTGCTTCCTGACGACGTACATGACCTCGTCCATGGTCGCGCCGATCGCCCGGCGCAGCCAGGCGCCCGTCCTGTTCGTCAACCTGCAGCCGACCGCCTCGATGGACCACGAGTCCTTCGACACCGGCCAGTGGCTGGCCTACTGCGGCGCCTGCCCCCTGCCGGAGATGGCCAACCTGTTCGAGCGCCTGGGCGTGGAGTTCCGCTCGGTGTCGGGCTACCTGGAGGACGAGCGGGCCTGGGAACGCATCGGCCGCTGGATCCGCGCCGCCGGGGTGCGGGCGACCATGGAGCGCGCCCGGCACGGGCTCATGGGCCACGTCTACCCCGGGATGATGGACGTGGCCACCGACCCCACGCTCATCACCCGCAACCTCGGCGGGCACGTGGAGGTCCTGGAGTTCGACGACCTGCGCGAGCGCGTGCCCGACGCCGGGGAGGCCGCGGTGGCGGCCAAGCTGGACGAGGCGCGCGAGGTGTTCGAGGTGACCGACTCCGTGGTGGCCGAGGACTTTCGCTGGGGCGCCCAGGTCGCCGTGGGGCTCGACCGCCTCGTGGCCGACTTCGCCCTGGACAGCCTGTCGTACTACCACCGGGGCCTGTCCGGCGAGCTGCACGAGCGCCTCGGCGCCGGGATGATCCTGGGCGCCTCCCTGCTGACCGCCCGGGGCGTGCCGGCCGTGGGCGAGTTCGAACTGCGCACGTGCATGGCGATGCTCATGATGGACCGGCTGGGCGGCGGCGGATCGTTCACCGAGCTCCAGGCCCTGGACTTCACCCGCGGCCACGTGGAGATGGGCCACGACGGCCCCGCGCACCTGGCGATCAGCGCGCGCCGCCCGCTGCTGCGCGGCCTGGGCGTCTTCCACGGCAAGCGCGGCTACGGCGTCTCGGTGGAGTTCGACGTCAAGCCCGGCCCGGTGACCCTGTTCGGAGTGATCCAGCGCCGGGACGGGTCGTTCGCGCTGCTGACCGCGCAGGGCCGCACGGGCGAGGGCCCGCTGCTGCGGATCGGCAACACGACCTCGCGCGTGGACTTCGACTGCGACCCCGGGGAGTGGGTGGACGCCTGGAGCGCCACCGGTATCGCCCACCACTGGGCACTGGGCACCGGCCACCGCGCGGCCGACGTGCGCGCCGTGGCCGACCTCATGGGGCTGGAGTACGTCCACCTCACGGTGTGA
- a CDS encoding DNA-binding protein: MSEHRDAFTPPDPDRERRRRSHEALARITERHAVGEDRLRWDEYRRPMAPFDAVRRVSDAAAGSAPPQDGEPAVDREDLTAALSLLPTARAEFDQMELGVLEMAKGRGMTWQEIAFGLGLGTAQAARQRHERLSRRAGPDA, encoded by the coding sequence ATGAGCGAACACCGTGACGCCTTCACCCCGCCCGACCCCGACCGTGAGCGCCGCCGCCGGAGCCACGAAGCGCTGGCGCGCATCACCGAACGCCACGCCGTCGGAGAGGACCGCCTCCGCTGGGACGAGTACCGCAGGCCCATGGCGCCCTTCGACGCCGTGCGCCGGGTGAGCGACGCGGCGGCGGGCAGCGCTCCGCCCCAGGACGGCGAGCCCGCCGTCGACCGCGAGGACCTCACCGCCGCGCTCTCCCTGCTGCCGACCGCGCGGGCCGAGTTCGACCAGATGGAACTCGGCGTCCTGGAGATGGCCAAGGGCCGCGGGATGACCTGGCAGGAGATCGCCTTCGGTCTCGGTCTGGGTACCGCCCAGGCCGCCCGCCAGCGCCACGAGCGCCTCAGCCGGCGGGCCGGCCCCGACGCCTGA
- a CDS encoding serine/threonine-protein kinase: MHTPESDSPSPRPLPEGFAPLEPADPAAIGPFALVGRVGAGGMGTVYGALDREGRHVALKVVHPRHAADPVFREQFVREAALLARVDAECAPAFLGADPHAEQPWMATEFVAGRTLSGHVRELGTLGGDRLLSFAAGTAEALSAVHATGIVHRDVKPANVILALAGPRLLDFGIARDTRDETAEAGVFGTPGWIAPERLEGVAADPRSDVFAWGGLVVYAATGHGPFGRGDTATLLARTREAEPDLDGVPEELRSLVARALERDPRGRPSAAEAFAEVLALAGAAAPGQEAARDRLRALLSSAWTGFEAVRGAGPWVAAAGSVALLSGSSAAVAGGGAFTGAASGAASGAASGAASGAASGAASGAASAVGAGTVAGMSKATAALVAVASVTAVASGGWTAGQLYNGEPVWPFGGQESVAERSVEPERIEYRGMSIALPEGWTAEFVEEEFGVFSDPGPYTTEEWLVLYPGGQEACEGVEWSYTEGATGCRHVKVLGPAGIDYGGEGYASMRESGVAGGQYSFNPSGDPRPCPEGVPVHPEDRARIGQWEREDRDAGGETAAYAEGRAVCVAPADAASSDLAYHDQRLWLLDDRETLVVDDYGIEEFDAVLADARWSEAEEEDTQTVEYRGMALELPAEWEVLREERTFFTNDGIELMDDEWIRVGTDPDSSCTFDDWLDCPYVEIAGPGAISADELTEDAPYYPAGGAVLCSPAMGATATPPREEQTLAPIGERMAYYRVWSMPCMTSIEPNTPLNYYEQRYWLLPESQILVVDDYRTEGLAEILADADLPE; this comes from the coding sequence GTGCACACCCCCGAATCGGACTCCCCCTCCCCTCGCCCGCTTCCTGAGGGGTTCGCCCCGCTCGAACCGGCCGACCCGGCCGCCATCGGCCCGTTCGCCCTCGTCGGCAGGGTGGGCGCGGGAGGCATGGGAACCGTCTACGGCGCGCTGGACCGCGAGGGCCGGCACGTCGCCCTCAAGGTCGTCCATCCGCGCCACGCCGCCGACCCGGTCTTTCGCGAGCAGTTCGTCCGCGAGGCCGCGCTGCTGGCGCGGGTCGACGCCGAGTGCGCCCCGGCCTTCCTCGGCGCGGACCCGCACGCCGAGCAGCCGTGGATGGCGACCGAGTTCGTGGCGGGCCGCACCTTGAGCGGGCACGTGCGCGAACTCGGCACGCTCGGCGGCGACCGGCTGCTGTCGTTCGCCGCCGGTACCGCCGAGGCGCTGTCGGCCGTCCACGCCACCGGGATCGTCCACCGCGACGTCAAGCCCGCCAACGTCATCCTCGCCCTGGCGGGCCCCCGGCTGCTGGACTTCGGGATCGCCCGCGACACCCGTGACGAGACCGCCGAGGCCGGGGTGTTCGGCACCCCGGGGTGGATCGCCCCCGAACGCCTGGAGGGGGTGGCCGCCGACCCGCGCTCGGACGTGTTCGCCTGGGGCGGCCTGGTCGTGTACGCGGCCACCGGACACGGGCCGTTCGGCCGGGGCGACACCGCCACCCTGCTGGCGCGCACGCGCGAGGCCGAACCCGACCTCGACGGAGTGCCCGAGGAACTGCGGTCGCTGGTCGCCCGGGCGCTGGAGCGGGACCCGCGGGGGCGGCCCTCCGCAGCCGAGGCCTTCGCCGAGGTGCTGGCCCTGGCCGGGGCGGCGGCGCCGGGCCAGGAGGCCGCCCGCGACCGGCTGCGCGCGCTGCTCTCGTCCGCCTGGACCGGGTTCGAGGCCGTGCGCGGCGCCGGCCCCTGGGTGGCGGCGGCCGGCTCCGTGGCCCTGCTGTCGGGGTCCTCGGCCGCCGTGGCGGGAGGCGGCGCGTTCACGGGTGCGGCGTCCGGAGCGGCCTCGGGCGCCGCGTCGGGGGCCGCCTCGGGCGCGGCGTCAGGCGCGGCGTCGGGTGCCGCGTCGGCCGTCGGAGCGGGGACCGTCGCGGGCATGAGCAAGGCCACGGCCGCCCTGGTGGCGGTCGCGAGCGTCACCGCCGTCGCGTCGGGCGGATGGACCGCCGGACAGCTGTACAACGGCGAGCCGGTCTGGCCGTTCGGCGGCCAGGAGAGCGTCGCGGAGCGGTCGGTGGAGCCGGAGCGGATCGAGTACCGCGGCATGTCGATCGCCCTGCCCGAGGGATGGACGGCGGAGTTCGTCGAGGAGGAGTTCGGGGTCTTCTCCGACCCCGGGCCCTACACCACCGAGGAGTGGCTGGTCCTGTACCCGGGCGGACAGGAGGCCTGCGAGGGGGTCGAGTGGAGCTACACCGAGGGGGCCACGGGGTGCCGGCACGTCAAGGTGCTCGGTCCGGCGGGCATCGACTACGGCGGCGAGGGCTACGCCTCCATGCGGGAGAGCGGGGTCGCGGGCGGCCAGTACTCGTTCAACCCGAGCGGTGACCCCCGGCCCTGCCCCGAGGGGGTGCCCGTCCACCCCGAGGACCGCGCGCGGATCGGCCAGTGGGAGCGCGAGGACCGCGACGCGGGCGGTGAGACGGCCGCGTACGCGGAGGGCCGCGCGGTCTGCGTCGCCCCCGCCGACGCCGCCTCGTCCGACCTCGCCTACCACGACCAGCGCCTGTGGCTGCTGGACGACCGCGAGACCCTGGTCGTGGACGACTACGGGATCGAGGAGTTCGACGCGGTCCTGGCCGACGCCCGGTGGTCCGAGGCCGAGGAGGAGGACACCCAGACGGTGGAGTACCGCGGCATGGCACTGGAGCTCCCCGCGGAGTGGGAGGTCCTCCGGGAGGAGCGCACCTTCTTCACGAACGACGGCATCGAGCTGATGGACGATGAGTGGATCAGGGTCGGTACCGACCCTGACAGCTCCTGCACGTTCGATGACTGGCTCGACTGCCCGTACGTGGAGATCGCCGGTCCCGGCGCCATCAGCGCAGACGAGCTCACCGAGGACGCGCCGTACTACCCCGCCGGCGGGGCGGTGTTGTGCTCGCCCGCCATGGGAGCCACCGCGACGCCGCCGCGGGAGGAGCAGACCCTGGCCCCGATCGGCGAGCGGATGGCCTACTACCGGGTGTGGAGCATGCCCTGCATGACGAGCATCGAGCCCAACACCCCGCTGAACTACTACGAGCAGCGGTACTGGCTGCTCCCGGAGTCGCAGATCCTGGTCGTGGACGACTACCGCACCGAGGGACTGGCCGAGATCCTGGCCGACGCCGACCTGCCCGAGTGA
- a CDS encoding LacI family DNA-binding transcriptional regulator, whose amino-acid sequence MSKIAEAAGVSVPTVSKVLNGRADVASQTRARVEELIRRHGYRRRRGPGGGRSSMIDLVFHELDSAWAIEVIRGVENVARAEGLSVVLTESGGEQTPREAWVDAVLARQSTAAILVFSDLAPEQRARLAARDIPFVVVDPAGDPGPDMPAVGSANWNGGLAATRHLIDLGHRRIGVIGGPRPVLCSKARIDGYTSALDAAGIEVDPALIRYGDFHVESGRDRGRELLLLEDPPTAIFAGSDLQAMGLYEAARELGVRIPEDLSVVGYDDLPVARWVGPPLTTVRQPLTEMAEEATRMALSLARGERPANLRLDLATDLIVRRSTAAPAAPAAT is encoded by the coding sequence ATCTCGAAAATTGCGGAAGCCGCCGGTGTTTCGGTGCCGACCGTGTCCAAAGTGCTCAACGGCCGCGCCGACGTGGCCAGCCAGACCCGGGCGCGCGTGGAGGAGCTGATCCGCCGGCACGGCTACCGGCGCCGACGCGGCCCCGGCGGCGGCCGGTCCTCGATGATCGACCTGGTCTTCCACGAACTCGACAGCGCGTGGGCGATCGAGGTCATCCGCGGCGTGGAGAACGTCGCGCGCGCCGAGGGGCTGAGCGTGGTGCTCACCGAGTCGGGCGGCGAGCAGACGCCGCGCGAGGCCTGGGTCGACGCCGTGCTGGCACGCCAGTCGACCGCCGCGATCCTGGTCTTCTCCGACCTGGCGCCCGAGCAGCGTGCCCGCCTGGCCGCCCGCGACATCCCCTTCGTGGTCGTGGACCCCGCCGGCGACCCCGGTCCCGACATGCCGGCGGTGGGCTCGGCCAACTGGAACGGCGGCCTGGCCGCCACCCGCCACCTCATCGACCTCGGCCACCGGCGCATCGGGGTGATCGGCGGTCCGCGGCCCGTGCTGTGCAGCAAGGCCCGCATCGACGGCTACACCTCCGCCCTGGACGCCGCCGGGATCGAGGTGGACCCCGCGCTGATCCGCTACGGCGACTTCCACGTGGAGAGCGGCCGTGACCGCGGGCGCGAGCTGCTCCTGCTGGAGGACCCGCCCACCGCGATCTTCGCCGGCAGCGACCTACAGGCCATGGGCCTGTACGAGGCCGCCCGCGAGCTCGGCGTGCGCATCCCCGAGGACCTCAGCGTCGTCGGCTACGACGACCTGCCCGTCGCCCGCTGGGTGGGGCCGCCGCTGACCACCGTGCGCCAGCCGCTCACCGAGATGGCCGAGGAGGCCACCCGGATGGCGCTCTCCCTCGCCCGGGGGGAGCGTCCGGCCAACCTGCGCCTGGACCTGGCCACCGACCTGATCGTGCGGCGCAGCACGGCGGCTCCGGCCGCTCCGGCGGCCACCTGA
- a CDS encoding ABC transporter substrate-binding protein, which produces MTTPRVVAAGASVLALLTATACGGGGGAAADGDMHVWMYQDTLVVVQDAAVERFNEESEVQAVIDEVPGDNYEERLRTAMGSSEQPDVFFNWGAGSIQPYVDQDMLMPLDDLLAEDPELADAFIPSVLEAGKVDDVQYGIPMRGTQPVILFYNEAVFEDVGVEPPQTWEDILDLVDAFDEAGVTPFALAGADPWTEQMWLQYLVDRIGGPEVFQRIHDGDMEGWRDPAVLEAAETVQDLVDRGAFGESYASVSYTEGGASTLLSEGRAAMHLMGSWEYSTHLDQDRPFAEEDLGYTVFPPVPGGEGDPANVVGNPTNFFSISADTDFAEPAQEFLGYTSQEEYVADMVANGEVPTTTNAEEAVADSPNPDFAVFQYEMVRDAPHFQLSWDQALPPETATPMVTEIESLFNGQSTPEQFVDALAAL; this is translated from the coding sequence ATGACCACCCCCCGAGTCGTCGCAGCAGGCGCATCCGTTCTGGCCCTCCTCACCGCCACCGCGTGCGGTGGCGGTGGCGGCGCCGCCGCGGACGGCGACATGCACGTGTGGATGTACCAGGACACACTGGTCGTCGTGCAGGACGCGGCCGTCGAACGCTTCAACGAGGAGTCCGAGGTCCAGGCCGTCATCGACGAGGTCCCCGGCGACAACTACGAGGAGCGGCTGCGCACGGCCATGGGCTCCAGCGAGCAGCCCGACGTCTTCTTCAACTGGGGCGCCGGCAGCATCCAGCCCTACGTCGACCAGGACATGCTGATGCCGCTGGACGACCTGCTGGCCGAGGACCCCGAGCTCGCCGACGCCTTCATCCCCTCCGTCCTGGAGGCCGGCAAGGTCGACGACGTGCAGTACGGCATCCCCATGCGCGGCACCCAGCCGGTGATCCTCTTCTACAACGAGGCCGTGTTCGAGGACGTCGGCGTCGAGCCGCCGCAGACCTGGGAGGACATCCTGGACCTGGTGGACGCCTTCGACGAGGCCGGCGTGACGCCCTTCGCCCTGGCCGGGGCCGACCCCTGGACCGAGCAGATGTGGCTGCAGTACCTCGTGGACCGCATCGGCGGACCGGAGGTCTTCCAGCGCATCCACGACGGCGACATGGAGGGCTGGCGCGACCCGGCCGTCCTGGAGGCCGCCGAGACCGTGCAGGACCTGGTCGACCGCGGTGCGTTCGGAGAATCCTACGCCTCGGTCAGCTACACCGAGGGCGGCGCCTCCACGCTCCTGTCCGAGGGACGGGCCGCCATGCACCTGATGGGCTCGTGGGAGTACTCCACGCACCTGGACCAGGACCGCCCCTTCGCCGAGGAGGACCTCGGCTACACCGTCTTCCCGCCCGTGCCGGGCGGTGAGGGCGACCCGGCCAACGTGGTGGGCAACCCCACCAACTTCTTCTCCATCTCCGCCGACACCGACTTCGCCGAGCCGGCCCAGGAGTTCCTGGGCTACACCTCCCAGGAGGAGTACGTGGCCGACATGGTCGCCAACGGCGAAGTCCCGACCACGACCAACGCCGAGGAGGCCGTCGCCGACAGCCCCAACCCCGACTTCGCCGTCTTCCAGTACGAGATGGTGCGCGACGCGCCGCACTTCCAGCTCTCCTGGGACCAGGCCCTGCCCCCCGAGACCGCCACGCCGATGGTCACCGAGATCGAGTCGCTGTTCAACGGCCAGAGCACGCCCGAGCAGTTCGTCGACGCCCTGGCGGCCCTGTGA
- a CDS encoding carbohydrate ABC transporter permease codes for MTGSDTSETSMRTLSQNRPARTGSAPTAPTPSPRGARSMRHVGRPGGAWALPALLYFGLFAALPMVLVAYLSLTQWGGLGSPRFVGLENWSRLVDDPVMRRAVWLSLVLTVLNWIVQTPIALLLGVWAAGPQRNRAILSAVFFLPLLLSSAAIAIIWRALLDPNFGPLAWVGPRLGLGSVDVLGGSTSAFATIVFVTAWQFIPLHMLLYQGGARQIPASLYEAARIDGAGTLRSFWHITLPQLRHTITTSSVLMVVGSLTYFDTVLILTGGGPGTDTTIVPFLMYRAGFRSWELGYASAIAFTLVVVATVIALLLVRFTGFGKMRSTREGI; via the coding sequence GTGACCGGGAGCGACACGAGTGAGACCTCGATGAGAACCCTTTCCCAGAACCGCCCCGCCCGGACCGGCTCCGCGCCGACCGCGCCCACCCCCTCCCCCCGAGGGGCGCGCTCGATGCGCCACGTGGGCCGCCCGGGCGGGGCCTGGGCCCTGCCGGCCCTGCTGTACTTCGGTCTGTTCGCCGCGCTGCCGATGGTGCTGGTGGCCTACCTGTCCCTGACCCAGTGGGGCGGGCTGGGCTCACCGCGCTTCGTCGGCCTGGAGAACTGGTCGCGGCTGGTCGATGACCCGGTCATGCGCCGCGCGGTGTGGCTCAGCCTGGTCCTCACCGTGCTGAACTGGATCGTCCAGACCCCCATCGCCCTGCTGCTGGGGGTCTGGGCGGCCGGCCCGCAGCGCAACCGCGCCATCCTCTCCGCGGTCTTCTTCCTGCCCCTGCTGCTGTCCTCGGCCGCCATCGCCATCATCTGGCGGGCCCTGCTCGACCCGAACTTCGGACCGCTGGCCTGGGTCGGCCCCCGGCTCGGCCTGGGGTCGGTGGACGTGCTGGGCGGGTCCACGAGCGCGTTCGCGACGATCGTGTTCGTCACCGCCTGGCAGTTCATCCCGCTGCACATGCTGCTCTACCAGGGCGGCGCCCGCCAGATCCCGGCCTCCCTGTACGAGGCGGCCCGGATCGACGGGGCGGGCACGCTGCGCTCGTTCTGGCACATCACGCTCCCGCAGCTGCGGCACACCATCACGACGTCGTCGGTGCTGATGGTGGTGGGCTCGCTGACCTACTTCGACACCGTGCTGATCCTCACCGGAGGCGGCCCGGGCACCGACACCACCATCGTGCCGTTCCTGATGTACCGCGCGGGCTTCCGCAGCTGGGAGCTGGGCTACGCCAGCGCGATCGCCTTCACCCTCGTGGTCGTGGCGACCGTCATCGCCCTGCTGCTGGTCCGCTTCACCGGCTTCGGCAAGATGCGCAGCACCCGGGAGGGCATTTGA